TAATCTATAGTTTGCTTCGTTTGTTTTGGAGGCCTTGAAAGTTTTGTATTGATATTTATAGATTTCTCTCCATTGACTTTCAGACACATTTATGCCCAGTTCCACGTCCCACGCTTTGCAGAAGGACCAGGATTGTTGGGCGGTAGTGTTAAGTAGCATTTTGTATGCCTTTGAAAATGGTTTGAGTATAGGTGTAGGAGAATTCAAAATTTGTTCCCAAGGAGACAATTGTCGTTCCCAAGTAGAAGGTTTTAGTTTTTGTATATAGAAGTGAAGCTGATTGTATCCCCATAGGTCTCTAGGGTGTATTCCCCATCTTCTTTGTATCTCAGCTAGAGATacaatttttttatctttaataaaatCTTTTATTCTAGTATTTCTATTGTTGTATCTTTCCCACCTAGTAAAGGATCTCTTCTCCATACTGGGTAAAAATTCGGGGTTTTGGTTCAAGAAGGTTGAAGAATGTAGGGGGAAGTGGTCAATTTcaaacaaactttatttttttgccataccCGAAGAGTAGCAGTGATCAGCGGGTGGGTAACAGAGCGTATTAACGCATTGGTATCTTTACACCACAATGTGTTTCGAATCAGAAATGGTACAAAACTTTGTTCTAATATTATCCAATCTTTCTTCTCAAAGCCAGAATACCAAGCAAGCGTTCTCGCTAGGTGGGTAGCTACATAATACAGAGAAATATCTGGAAGTCCCAGGCCTCCTCTATTTTTAGGTTGAGTAAGAAGACTATGTTTCAATCTAGAATGTTTCTTACCCTAGACAAATCTACTCAGTAGTGATTTAACGGAAACAAGAAATGCCCGAGGAAGGAAAATCGGAAGTACCTGAAGCATATATAATATCTTTGGTAAAATCATCATTTTTATGGCTTGGACTCTCCCAAACCAGGACAGTTGGAGCCTCTCCCAgttatttatctgtttttaaatTGAGGATAAAAGAGGGACATAATTACTCTGATACAATTTATCAAGATCACTCCATATATTAACACCTAAATATTTAATGTGGGATCGGGCCCATTTAAAAGAGAAGTTCTGTTGCAAGTGTCTGCTCGTTAATTCGGCAATGTTAACATTCAGTATTTCAGATTTTGAgtaatttactttaaaattaGAGAGTTCTCCAAATGATTTCAACAGAGACACTATATTAGGAAGGGATATCATCGGTTTTGTGACAAACAACAATAGGTCATCTGCAAAAGCAGCGCATTTAAATTCTTTACTTGCTACAATCAATCCAGAAATGTCCGGATTCTTCCTGATATGAGCTAAAAGAGTTTCCATAACCATTATGAAAAGAATTGGTGAGAGCGGACACCCCTGTCTCGTACCAttaaaaatttgcactttaggagataGCGAGCCATTGACTCTTATCCTAGCAGAAGGGTTGTCATATAATgccattattttttgtttcaagATAGGGCCTATTCCAAAACCTGTCAAAGTTCTATCTAAGTAATCCCAAGAAACCCTATCAAAGGCTTTCTCTGCATCTGTTGTCAGGATGAGAGAAGGTATTCCTTTAATTTGTGCATATCTTATCAATGATATTATTTTGATTGTGTTATCTTTCCCTTCTCGCCTGGGAACAAAACCCGCTTGGTCCGTATGTATCAGATCGGGTAAAAAATGCTTTAATCTATTGGCTATAATTTTAGCGTAGACCTTCAAATCAATATTAATTAGCGAAATCGGCCTGTAGCTTGGACAAAGTTGCGGGTCTTTCCCCGGTTTTGGTATAATGGTGATGTGGGCTTCTTGCGCTTGTGTATGGAAATTGCTAGTATTAGAAATAGAATTAAAGTATTCTAAGAGAAGGGGGGATAGTTCAACTTTAAAGGCTTTGTAAAAGAGGGCTGTATAGCCGTCCGGACCCGGACTTTTACCCGCGGGAAGTGAGTCAATACAATCTTGTATTTCTTTTAATGAAAAGGGAGATTCCAAGGATTGGGAGTCCTCTTTAGACAATGCATGAATGCCTGATTCTCCTATGGAGGTATCTATCTTCTCTAACTGATCTTTTGGACCTCGATTAGTATCAAGTTTGTAAAGAGATTGGTAGTATTCCTTAAATGTGGTCGCTATACCTTCTGTGTCATAATGGGCAACATTATTCTTGTCTCTAATCGAGGATATGTTTGTTCTAGGTTGGATTCTCTTCAAAACTTTAGCAAAGTGTTTATTGCATTTGTCGCTAAGTTCATAGAATCTTTGTTTGCTTCTAAGATATGCCTTTTGCACTTTAGTATCTAGTAAAGCTTTTAATTGTATTCTCTTGTATTCTagtttttataaaatatcttGATCAAGCGATGCCTTATGATTCTGTTCCAAGTTAGAAATATCTTTCAATAATATCCTAATATctgcttctctttctttttttagggAACTACTTAGAGAAATGAGATGACCCCGCAGGACACATTTTAGGGTTTCCCAGAGCGTAGCGGACGTAATATCGGGAGACCGATTTGTTTGAATTATATGCAAAATCAactgttttatttggatcttGATATTTTCGGAGAGCAGCAAAGAATCATTGAGACGCCAAGTAAATTCTGGATTAGATGTTTGGGGAAGCGTAAATCTCGCTGACACAGGGCATGGTCCGAGATAGTACAGGGTTTATTTCTGAATTGTTAAACAAATGTAACCATTGCTGAGATATGAACAAGTAATCTATTCTAGAATAAACCAAAAATGATTTCGAAAAATGAGTGTAATCTTTCTTTGAAGGGTTAAGTACTTTCCAAACAtccacaagtagtgatgggcgaatttgcgccgtttcgaaattcgcgaaacggtgaaaaattcatgaaacagcgccGGGGCCCGTCTTTTGACGCCGGGGCCCGTCTTTTGACGCCGGGGCCCgtcttttgacgccggcgcccgtttttgacgccgcaaattttcgcgggcgtttcacgaatttattcgctggcggtgaatcgcgcaaatttgatTTCTTTGATGTCTTTGTATGAGAATCTACATTTCGCATTAGTTTTATCAGCTGATGAATTCACAATTAAGTTAAAATCTCCTCCTACAATGAGTCTACCCACAGAGAATTCTTCCAAAACCTTCAAGAAGTTTTTGATATACATAATTTGACCAGAATTAGGAACATATACATTAGCGATAGTGCACAGCTGACCCGCCAGTTTCCCTTTGATAGTGATGTATCTACCTTCGGTATCAGACAGTGAGTCAATATATTCAAAGGGGAGGTCGTCATGCAAAAGAATCATCACACCAGCGGCTTTTTTAACTGGATTGTTGTTCAGGTACATTTATGATTCAATGGTCAGTATAGGAGTATGGTTCTCTTTAAAGTGAGTCTCCTGTGGAGAACTATCTGAGCTCTGTATTTTCTACATTCGTGAAGGATTTGAGACCTTTTGGAGGGTACATTGATACCATTAACGTTATAAGAGAGTATTACACAATCCATATTACGTGTGACTGCCATAgtgcaaaatacagtacattCGATTCACACACCAGGGGTGCTTAAACCTGTTGTCAGATGATGTGGAAAAAGTAGTGGATAGGGGAGGAAAAACAGGGGGGTGATAAAGTGGAGGGGTAGGAAGAAACCGCAACAGTCTCTCTGGGAAGGTATCCCAAGACTGAAATTGTGGGGGAGCGGTGGAGGTTTGGAACGCCTCCAATTTGGGGGTAGGTGGTTGGGTGGGGAAGCGCACAATCCTATTCTTGTGGAGACTAACTCTCTCGTCTACCACCGATCCAGATTGCAGAAGTGATGAAAAATTTAAACATAGGTAGCACGGGGAGGGGTTGAAACCAAGTAGACCAAGAGCATTTCAAGGTAAAACACATCATGAATCATTCAACAAAATTATATAATTGACTGACCATCCAGGTTATAATGGGTAAAGAAATTGAGGAATACGTTAGGTTACTTATACAGTACAAATACCAGCATGTTATCTTCACAGTGCAAGCATCGGTATAGTAGAGATGTACTTACATTCAGTACCGTTCAAATTAGTTCGGTGAGAGGAATGGGTTcctctaaaaatacaaatggaaagaaaaactatttttttttttcccatgaaaaatgcagaaaaattataAAACGCAAGTCAGTAAATGAGCAAGAAGTTGGGTTACCTCGATACCATATAAAGTCCTAATGGAGCTCTGTGGGTCACAGCGGTCATCAAACAATCACAGTTTGCAAAGTTCAGTGATAAGATGATCTTGGGTTGTCTTTTGGGGTCCTCGGTGTCCTCTGAGTTCTTCTAGGGGTATGAGCCTTGGACCATTCGCCTTGGACATCAAAAGAAAGTTCCGGCATTCTCGCAGGGTTCGGAGACCATCCCTGGAGATCTATGTCGGGAAGATtcaatctcttaaaggagaaggaaaggttaaaactaagtaagccttatcagaaaggtccatctaaatataccagtaaacccccaaagtaatgctgatctgagtcccctgtcaaaagaaatactgcatttctttccttctattgtgtactcatgggcttctgtatcagacttcctgccttcagcttaaacctcattgccctgggcaagagcatgctcagtttgctcctcttccccacccctcccttctctactgtaatctgagcccagagcagggagagactcaggcaggaagtgatgtcataccacattaatactgcagctcctattctaaacaaacagagagtttctagagctttttactcaggtatggtaaaacattctacagaataaatatatcattctagcttgcactattgcagctaatctattggcaataaaatgcctccgtagctttccttctcctttaaggaagtggGCAGTATCAGAAGGGAATCTGAGTATTGCTGTCGTGCCATCCTTAGTTACGGATAGGGAAAATGGATAACCCCATCTGTATTGTACATTCGTCTCCCGAAGGACGTCAGTCAGGGGTTTCAGCATTTTGCGCTTGAAAAGCGTTGTTCTGGATAGATCTTGGAAAAGTTTAATAGTATTTTCCTCATAGCAAATATTATTGACCCCTCTAGCTTTAGACAGTATTTCCTCTTTGAGGCCAAAGCTGTGTACGCAGCATAGGATATCCCTAGGTGCATTCAGTGGGGcagttttgggtttctgtaccctATGTGCCCTGTCCAGTTGGATCTCAGTTTGCTGCTCCCTGCTGAGGATATCATTAAAGATCAGCTGCAGTACTCTTGCAATATCTTCCCTTTGCACTGTCTCTGGCACCCCTCTAACCCTTATATTATTTCTTATACTCCTATTTTCCTGATCTTCAAGTTGTCTTTGAAGATCTTGAATTATAGTGTCCTGAGTTTGAACATGGgagcaaatagatttttggtTAGAGGAGAATTTACAGAGGTTTTGCTCTAAGTCCTCAGTGCGTGATGCAAGAGTAAGCATGTCACGTTTTATGTCTTGAATGTCCTCTTTAATGTTAGCTGTGACTTCCTGCAGCATCTCTTTTATATCTGACTTTGTAGGCAGATTAGCGATGTACCTGTGGATACTGGGTTCCTCATCCAGATCGCTGTCCAAGTCAGTTTGTTCCCTGTTTGATTCGGCTTCCTCCTCCCTGTCTTCACGCACcggcgccattttggattcagcgcgctcgtttctttttttcagaaatagcGGCGCTATCTCACCGGAGCTCGCCTGAGACCTTTTACTCTGTGTCCTCTCTTTATCCGGTTTGGTCTTATCCGTCTTCCCCATCGCACCGGTCATGTATTGTGGCTGGACTAACGGAGCGCACGGACTATGCGGCCATTCACTGCCACGGCAAGCCACGCCCAATGCAGGAAACTTTCTTTTCCCACACATAGAAAGCataatatgtaaaatgtaaaaaaattttaacaTATAAGAGCATCATAAAAACAACAGACCTTATAAACAGCCTTCGAAAAATGTTGAGGGTTAGTTCAATAAAGACCCTCTTAAACTGTAAAGATAAAATTGTAAAGGTGAAAACAAGAAATAACCAGATTCAATCGTCATGATGACAGTCACGAGTGGGTCTGAAAGGAGACTCCAGACTCCCATTATGGGGGTTTCCATGTCGAACCATGGACGTAGCGAGTTCCAACAAAAGATTGAGAAACAAGGTGACTGAGCCCTCTAGTTATTATGATTATATAATTCAAACTTTGGTAGCAAATCTGGTAGTAGGTCAATTGACAGCGTTTAAGTATGTTCATGGAGGTTGTTCCTCCCTTTGGGGAGAGGGTGACAGTGCCAGAGTAGGAAGCCGAGGAGAGCCGGGGACTTTAGACTATTGTGGGCTAAGAGAGGCCCTGGGTGATGATGCTCCATCTGATCCTTGATTGTCCTTAGCTCTTAATCCAAGACCTTGAGTAGTTTACAGCCGTTCCGTGGGTGGGTTAAGATGGGGGTTTGGCCTTTGTAGCTAATAATCAGCTTGAAGGGAAATCCCCAGCGGTATGGTATTTTACAGTCTCTTAAGATCTGAGTTACGGGTTTTAACTCCCTCCTCTTGGCTAACGTAACTGGCGATAAATCAGAGTAGATATGCATCTTTTGGTTGCGGAAATCCAATGAGTGTACAGATCGTGTTTTGGACAATATGCTTTCATAATAGTGAAAGCGAACTATGATGTCACGTGGAGGCTTATTAGATGGAGGTTTAGAGGCTAGTGATCTATGTGCTCTGTCCAATTTCCATAGGTCTAATGGAGTGTCTGGGCAGAGATGCACAAATAAAGCAATTAGATATTCATTGATGTCAGGGCCCAAAACTTCTTCTGGGATTCCCCTGAATCGCAGATTTTTTGTCTGCGAGACCTATTTTCAAGGTCTTCACATGTCTCTTTAAGTTGGTCTATTTCCTCTTTAAGATCGTTATTGTCGTGTTCCAAATTGGCCATTCTCTCTGAACCATATTGTCAGTGTAGGTTTCTAGTTTACCGGTGCAATCTCCCAGATCAGTAAGATCTCTTTGTATTTCCCTTACAGCCGCAGCCACCGCTGTGGTAATTGACTGTGTGAGAGAAGAGTTAAGCTGCGTGTGTAACGGCGCCAGCTGCTCTTGTAATATTTTAGCTGTAACAGGTGCCTCCTCTGGTGAGTGTATTTGAGAGGTTAAACAAGAATTTTCGTCCTCGCAGGCGATCCAGTTGGCGGTGGTGTCGCAGTTCTAGAGGGAGGTGAGGCAGAAGAGACGCTACGCTGACAGGCGCCATCTTGGCTTTCTTCACAGCTTTCCGCGCCAGCAGTTCTATGGAGGTAGGGAGACAGCGTGGTTTTCTGcttcttctgctttttttcccccatcgCTGCTTACCAAGAGTTGTCCTTGCTCTGTTGGCAACCCGAATCTCTGATGTTAAACTGAAGATTGCTTAATTTCGGGCTAAATGCAGGCTTTAGTCACGGAGCCTCAATCAGTTGCGTGCGCTCTGTtccagttgcactggtttttatCCAATGAATTATATTCCAATTGTTTTCAAAACCACTGATCTCAATACTGAGTTTTCTGATGTCTCTTTGTATGTTATCACATACGTTTCAGAGAACAATTGGAAAGAACAATTCCAACTAGTTATACAATTATATCCTCAAAGAAGGCCACCAGGGATAATTTTAGCTACATGTTGCTGCCAGTGGCTTTACAGCAggcatttaatttttaattccaggcttggagacaagttttggttgaatataAACTGGATGTACTGCCAACATAAGCTTCCTGTgcgctgccagttcacataggggctaccagtagttAATTAAAGCTCATATTTGGCACCTAAAGTaaatttttgcatgcttgtgttgctctccaacttctaattacatttgaatgtagctcagaagtagaaaaggttggggatacctcATCTATAATGTAAGGACGAATTAAATCCAGTGCAGTGAGTGGGACCCTCCCCTGAGTGCTGCACTCCAGATCCCACAGCAAAGCCTCCTGCACTGTGTTACTTGTCTGGGAGTCCCGAGCCCACACATTCCCCTTATTGCCTCCCCTCTCAACCACATCTGCCCATATTGTACCCGGGGGGGCTCCTCTATCTCTGGGGGGACGGTGGAAGAGAAAGAATTTATGGAACATGATACAAATGTGATAGAAATGAGCCCATGGAAagaaccagaatattttcagggAGAATCCTGAATGAACCTGAGCTGTTCCGGCCAATCTCTGTAACCAGCGACCAAATAAGCCCTTTAGTGGGCACGGGCATATACTAGGGAACAGGATCCCACACAAACTGGGCGCATTTATCATCAGAGAGAAGAGAAACCCCCCATTTTTCAGACTCTGGAAACACAGACCGTCATGTGCCCCAAAGCTTCCACCAGCGACAATACATGGGCGGGGTTTTACATATCTTCCAATAAGAACTAAAGTCGAACTCTGAGAGCTGACCAATCAGCGACCCGGAAAAGCTGAATATAAGGAGGTCAGGAAAATAAAGATATTAGATTTTAGCTCCTGCAAGAAAATTTGGATCGAGAATGGCAGCTACAACTGAAACCGCTCCTGTCGCTCCACCGGCAGAACCAGCCGCTGTCAAGAAGACAAAGAAGCAGCAGCCGAAGAAAGTAGTGGGAGGCGCAAAAGCCAAGAAACCCTCCGGGCCCAGCGCGTCTGAACTGATCGTCAAAGCCGTGTCCGCCTCTAAGGAGCGCAGCGGGGTGTCCCTGGCCGCTCTCAAGAAGGCTCTGGCTGCCGGAGGATACGATGTGGACAAGAACAACAGTCGACTCAAGCTGGCTCTCAAGGCCTTGGTCACTAAAGGGACTCTGACCCAAGTCAAAGGGAGCGGAGCCTCCGGATCCTTCAAACTCAATAAGAAGCAACCGGAGACCAAGGAAAAGGCGGCCAAGAAGAAGCCAGCGGCGCCCAAAGCCAAGAAAACCGCAGCCGGGGCAAAGAAGGCGCCCAAGTCCCCGAAAAAGCCCAAGAAGGTCTCGGCAGCAGCAAAGAGCCCCAAGAAGGTGAAGAAACCGGCAAAGGCCGCCAAAAGCCCCAAGAAACCGAAGGCTGTTAAAGCCAAGAAGGTGGCCAAGAGTCCCGCTAAAAAGGCCACCAAGCCAAAAGCTGCCAAGAGCCCAGCAAAGGCCAAAGTCGCCAAACCCAAAGCGGCTAAAGCCAAGAAGCCTGCGCCTAAGAAGTAATGTGCCCGCAACCCCCGCTCATCCcaccaaaggctcttttcagagccaccacTTCCTCCATTaaaagagccaatactgtatcaATGGGTTAATTATCTCACGGGAAGGGTTTCCAGAATCACCTGAATCTCCCATCAAATTATACTTTTGTACCTCCGCTCCATTTTCCCCTTATTTGTATCACACGCAACTCACTGCGCAAATTTAGTCTTACACTGCCACCGTGTGGCCAATTGCACGTATTTCACATAAGTACTTCCAATGCTTTCCAAAATGCTTCGGGTTTCCTGCGAAATCCAGCTGGACGTTTCTAAGACTAATATAGGCCGATTTTGTCTGTGTAATAAAGCTGTACATTTAACAATTTAGACCCCACTTACtgtgctcaatttctcctttcCTTTGGGGATTCGGTTTAAGCACCCTGGGAATGTTAATGATCCCAATCTCCTCTCCCCCTTTTTATCACTATTAATATTGGATACAACTGTATATGAACGGAAGGGACTTGTACTGGATACATTTATATCCTTCTCTTGCTGTACCCACGGCTGATTTTGGACAGTTTTACGTCTTTAATTTGACAATTGAATCCATGCGTTATGATTGAAAGGTGCCAATCAATGTTCGTTTATTGAGGTATGATTGATTTATGTTCAGATGTTTTAAACTGAATTGTTCCCTGCATGAGATTAATACGAAGTAAATAACAGGGCAGCGGGTCTCACGGGTAAATAACGAGTTCAGACCTAAAGGGAATTCTCTAGAAACGGAATATAAGAATGGGACAAATACTAAACGTGCTGCTTTGTAGAGACAGATTGTTTTGGCGGGCTGGCTATGGCACCAGCAGAGATTTTTCACCGCCTCAAAATGAGTTGTGACGTTACATGACTTCAAGTTCCTTATTAACAAATCAAAGCAGAATATTTAGAGCGGgctcttttaaatttgaattctagCCTTCCCGCCAGGGTATAATTACGTCACAGAACGACCGGTTAGTGATCAGCAAATCAAATGGGAGTATTTAGAGCGGGCTCTCACATTCGCTGTTTTAGCCTTCCCCCTAACCAATAAGATTCGAGTTCAGTCAATGACTTGATTTAGGTATCCAATGAAAAACTAGAGACTGTGTATAAATAAGAGGCAGGAAGCGATTCgttacataacattttttttgttgtagtgGTTAGCTATGGCTCGTACTAAACAGACCGCCCGCAAGTCCACCGGAGGGAAGGCTCCTCGCAAACAGTTGGCCACTAAGGCAGCCAGGAAGAGCGCTCCGGCCACTGGAGGTGTCAAGAAGCCACATCGTTACCGCCCAGGTACTGTCGCTCTCCGAGAAATCCGACGTTACCAGAAATCCACTGAGCTGCTGATTCGCAAGTTGCCTTTCCAGCGCCTGGTTCGTGAGATCGCTCAGGATTTCAAGACTGACCTGCGTTTCCAGAGCTCGGCCGTCATGGCTCTGCAGGAGGCCAGCGAGGCTTATCTGGTTGGCTTGTTTGAGGACACCAATCTGTGCGCCATCCATGCCAAGAGGGTCACCATCATGCCCAAGGATATCCAGTTGGCCCGCAGGATCCGAGGCGAGAGAGCTTAGATACAGTTGCGACTTTTCTTACTAaacacaaaggctcttttcagagccaccaaATCCCAAATTAAATGAGTTGAACGCTCCAATATCTGTTCATTCGGGGAAGCTCGTGAGATCCTTGTGTAGAACCGATCTCTAACCGCGGCAACCGCTGTGGTATCAGTGTTAatgcttttgtttgtttctgcAATCTCCCCGTTATATAATGTGTAGCCATTTCAAACTTGTACGATATCCCGCTCAGTTATCCACAAACATAAGGGCTAATACGAACATCTGCGTTATATCTAACCAGCTTCTAGACCTGCAACTTTTATTGTGGGATCttcgtttttaaaata
The genomic region above belongs to Xenopus laevis strain J_2021 chromosome 5L, Xenopus_laevis_v10.1, whole genome shotgun sequence and contains:
- the LOC108706197 gene encoding histone H1B-like, which produces MAATTETAPVAPPAEPAAVKKTKKQQPKKVVGGAKAKKPSGPSASELIVKAVSASKERSGVSLAALKKALAAGGYDVDKNNSRLKLALKALVTKGTLTQVKGSGASGSFKLNKKQPETKEKAAKKKPAAPKAKKTAAGAKKAPKSPKKPKKVSAAAKSPKKVKKPAKAAKSPKKPKAVKAKKVAKSPAKKATKPKAAKSPAKAKVAKPKAAKAKKPAPKK
- the LOC121393613 gene encoding histone H3, whose protein sequence is MARTKQTARKSTGGKAPRKQLATKAARKSAPATGGVKKPHRYRPGTVALREIRRYQKSTELLIRKLPFQRLVREIAQDFKTDLRFQSSAVMALQEASEAYLVGLFEDTNLCAIHAKRVTIMPKDIQLARRIRGERA